The nucleotide sequence AAACTTGATATACTACCTCCTAGTTCTGCTCAGGATTCTATGGATGTGAATGAGTTTCCTGAGTTGGAGTTGCTTCAACAATACTTTCTGGAGGCAAATGCAGAAAATAGGTTGATGCTCAGGAAAAGAGTGAGAGAACTTGTAGCACCCTATACAACTAATCTTGTTGAACCAGGAGTTAAATCCAGATTACGAGGTCAACTGAGGGAGAAAATTGATATGTCCACTCAACAGGATCCATATGCATTTGATTTGAGATCTGCATCTGTGGATAGTCACTCACCTAGCCCAATGGATGGTCAGCAAAATTTTACACACAAGCAAATGGAGCAAACCAAGAAGAAGGTAATAAAGATACCAGTTACTAAATCGAATATAATACAGTTACCCATTTATACATAAGGTTTCATATTCATGCAGGTTTACCGGACGCTGTCAATGAAAGGTATTTCGTATATTGATGCATTCCCAATTGGATTGAGGCCCTTCATTCAGCAAGTCAAGGATGTATGTCATGATGGTCACTGCGGGTTTAGGGCAGTTGCTGATTTAGTGGGAATGGGTGAGAATGGATACTTGCAAGTGCGTAATGACTTGCTTACTGAGTTGTCTTCATTTTCTGCACATTATGGCGAGTTGTATGGCAGCACAGACAGGGTTCGTGAGTTAGCACAGATACTATCATTCTTTGATGAAGGTAGAGCACCATTTGATAGATGGATGATGATGCCTGACATGGGTCATCTTATAGCGTCATGCTATAAGGTCGTGCTTTTCCACTTATCATCTACTCAGTGCCTTACCTTCTTACCACTTCGGTCGGCACCAGTTCCTTTGCCAAGGCGTCGACAGATTGCTATTGGTTTTATGAATGATTGTCATTGCGTGGAGGTATGATACCCATAATAATGGACTGTTCTATATCTTTTGTAGAAAGACAATTTAGATTAATGTTACATATGTTTCTTGTAGGTGTTCTTAAGGCCAGGGCATCCTGTGCCTCCCATTACGTCTGATTGGATCAGATATCATACACCAGCTGCACAAGGATGGGACACTGTGTATACTAGTTGTATTTTACGCTTCAAATCTCTTGTCAGCTCTGATCAAATCTGACTCGGTCAGGTGCAAGTCACAAATCCAAACTGTCTGAAAAATATGCTTAGAATGGTCAGGTTTGATCACGTATATGCACAAATGTGCTCTGAAAGGAGATACCGTCTATATGCACAAATGTGCCCTGAAGGAGAGGCCATGAAGTGGATCTTGTTAGGAAAGCTGCAAATCCCACCATGAGGATCCAAACCCTACACAAATAATGGAAACAGATATTTCCAGTGATATAGATAATAGACTTAGTGGTAAAGTGTTAAACCTTATAGTATGGACAGGGCATCCTATATGTCGCCTGTTACGAAAGCTACCAGCTTCTCTTGTATCCTACAGATCATTCATAGTGGCAGCATTTGACAATTGTGGTATCCAATGATAAACAAACGGTTGGCCTGAGATATACCATGTATCCCTCCATTGCTCCAATACCATACCTTGTTAGGTGCCCCAAATGTAATGTGTAGGGGAGGGCCACAAGTCCCCATACATACCATCCATACCATCTCATGTTACCAAAATACCTTAAGTACACTAGAGTAGATTATACACACTCGTGCACCACTCTTATCAGTTAACTGTACATGTCAACTTACAAACAATACACTTTGTATCTTGATCGTGCACATATCAACGAAATTGGGAAGAACTGAGAATCCTTTAAAACCCCCCACATTATTGTATCGGTCTTCCATCAGTAGTGCTTTCAATCATAAAATCAGCATACGAGAAACTAGTTTCTCTATACTGTATGTTTTTTTAATgttccatgtaatttttgtttaatccTATTTGTATTAGCATACTTATCTTGTAGggcttgttttgttttatttattcatttcatttctttttagCATTTAGCATTGGGTGTTCATAGGATTTCTGGTGTTCATTTGCTGTTATTTTGCCTTTGTCCGAGTACTGGTTTGCTTCTATTTATTATTAGCAGTTAGCGTTGTGTATTTATAGAAAGTTCTGGTGtgtattttactgttttttttttccttttgttcagTAAATTGTTCTTCTTACTAAATATTTTAACCTGTGTTGTGCAACTGTTTTACAAACAGGAGGATACTTACCTATGGGAAGACGATGATGACAGGTAATGTACCATACATTGGGATGCATTTCTCCTCAAAGTTTGTTTTTGCAGAATGGATTGCTGCATGAATTTCTTACTTTAACATGTCTTTAGCCTGTGTTTTGGTCGGCCTGCATGCACTTGCTTCTTGTAGATTCATACTTTAGTTATTGTAGTTCTAAATTTTGTTCCCTTtgattagttcctcatgttcgcgtTATAGGCATGAGTAAATTGTAATCTAGCAACCACACTTCTTCAAAGTTGTTGTGTTTGTCGGACAACGACACAGTGCTTTTCTACATGGTCTGTATGCATTTTCTACCACCGAACACCCTTTCGACATTTTCCCAACACTTCGATGACATAGTTGAGGTGAaaatttagtatttttttaagaaactgTAAAAACTTTAGGTGGATGTTATACGATAGGAAAGGGTTACATATGAATACTTATTCTTATATTTTTTGCATTTctatattgttattttcatttttttcatgacACTTACAGAGCTAATGCTGTAGTACTTTATATGGGGTTACATATGAATACTTATTCTTATATTTTTTGCATTTctatattgttatttttatttttttcatgacACTTACAGAGCTAACGCTGTAGTACTTTATATGGTGTTAGGACTTCGGTTTTACATTCCTTCAATGAaccttgtttataccatacttagggcctccgtatttagacctcgtataaatactcgggggactcaaaggtaattatgtaataaatgaaggggcaaatatgtaataagtgaggatcccttattctataaaagggcctcctcaccctcacaaaaaAAGGGCTCTCATCCTCACCCTAAACAGaggctctctcaaactctcttctctgggggactccccctcacccttgtaatccatacatacagttagagagaaatacaatcaacatcagtgtggacgtagcccaaacattggggtgaaccacgatacatcttgtgttctttactttcttgcagattgatggtcggatttacgttgttccaagacctctccggttttgtgcatcaacaaacctTTTGACTATCAACTTTAGATGAATTAATTACAAGCTAAGTATGCATAAAGATGAAACTAAACTGTAAAACAATAAAGTGTACACTTCCTGCATCCATGGTGTGTGGTATTTTAGTTTGTTAAAACTTGTCTTGTCATTGTTGATGTGCCAGTGTCGTGTCCATGCCTCttcatattttataatttttttttcttttcctgtaATTATattgtttgtaattttgtataCTTTTGATAGATGGACACATTTTTCGTCTCtataaatactttttttttccttaatatGTATATTTTGTGCTTcctgtaaaaaaaataattcttgTTTGACCTGAACTCTTGAGCCGTTTCAGACCCTTGACTGGACTGATAGGGTAAAAAGAGGAAACTCTTCATAGAATTATGAGTTTTGTGGAAGACTGAGTTTCGAGGATATCCCCGTTGAAAGGTCCTAATAATCAACTCTAAAATCAGTTGTTAGAATCAATAGGTCTTCAAATCGTTCATTTGGAAAAATAGAAACCCTTTTTATTGGATGATCAAGATATTTTCCAAAAATCTAAATTCTTGATCAACGGGGTAACCATATCACTTTTTTTGTTCAATAAGATACATGAATCAAATGAGTGGATCAGTGCAAGTAGTTTCCACTTCTCTGGTGGGACTGGTTATCTTGCTAAATTTCAGAACTATTCTAACACTTTTGGCCTATGTAGTTGAAAGGTATAGGTTTTAGACACAGTTTTATCTTGACTATGTCTTAGTATCAATGTAAAATCTTTTCGAAACATGCCACTCACTCGCGCACGCACATAGATATATAGAGATTTTTTGAAGAAGTGCATTCTATTTACGACTTTCTTTTAATGTTCACATATAACTGCCTCTTTGTGACAGATATTCCGTTGAGAAAATTCCGCTGTACGATTCTGCAGAGGATGAGCCTTCGTCTAGGCTTTTCAGGGCTGTGAACTCCTCAAGCTCTGAGTTTGATGTTGATGGGATGATGGAGAATGTCATTGTGGATTCTGAACATCAGTTGATGTCTACTGCTCTTGTTGTGCAATCACTTGATTCTGTTCCAATGGAAGGTGTAGTTATGGAGGTAAAAACAGAAGTGAACATGGAGAGGAAACTTTATTCAGAAGACAATCAACTGGCTATTTCAGAAAAGAATGCAATGATATCTCGTATCCGCAGTAATACTGCAGGTCGGAATTATCACATTGGATCAGGGTCCTTGTCAAACAAAAGATCAAAACAATATAATGGAAGGTTGAAACATGGTGCACAAAAGCAAGTCGACGCCAAATCTGTTGCTGCGCTTTTAGCGTCAAAGGAAGCACAAGAGGAAATTTTAAACTATGAGGtatttatttttcagttttttattgaTCTCGTCGGTGGACCAAAATATCGTCATTAACTTTGCCCTTACATGGATATGTATGCTCCACGGAGTTGTGTTATTTATGTTTTGTTGTAGTATGGTTTTAATATTTTAACTTAAATGATTTTGTCACACTCTCAGCAGTGGTTTATTATCGAAACTGTTCATGTTAAAACTTTTGTTCGCAGCGGATGAAAAACGATGCTGCCACTCATCTTGAATCTCTATACAATGAGATACGACCTGCCATTGAAGAACATGAAAGGGACAGCCAAGACAGTGTAGCTACAAGTGTAGCTGAGAAGTGGATAGAAGCTTGCTGCTTGAAACTCAAGGCAGAATTCGACCTATATTCTTCCATTGTTAAAGGCATTGCCTGCACTCCTCGAAGGCCATTTGCCGAAGCTGAACCATCTGACGGCAACACCGAGAATGAGATCAAGTACTTGCAGAATTGATCTTTCTTCCAAACATGTTCATTGGTTTGAAACCGAAAAACCAATGAAACGTTACTCGTGTTTTACCACCATGAGATTTTCGACTACGATTCTGGGACTATTTTTACATATTCGGCGTTGTGACCTACCAATCTACGTATTATGAAGCTTCATTTTCTTCCGGAAATAATCGACTTGCGGTTGTTATTACCTATATATTTGATGATTCAGATTTGATATAGTTTGGGGTTTTGATTACTTGGCTGGAACCTCATTTCCATTTCCACATCATTTCCGTAGCACGGGACCATGTGATGTGAGTAAAGTCAAAACTAAACAAAGTTTCATTGGAGGAGAGAAATTAGGTATTGAATATTGCAACGTGAATTAAAcccattatttttatttattttttattttttcttcacaTATCGTGCAATATTGTAGTATGAGAATAAGAGACGAGAGATGGACCGAGAATATCCACTTGAGAATGTTGATAGCATCCTCTAATATATTTAGGGTGCATAATTAGTTGAAAGAACATGTGTTTGATGATGAGGTGTAAAGTAAGTATACACCATAATTATGGTGACAAGCAAAAATGATCCTATTTACTTTCGGGTGATTCTAGtcaaaactaaacaaaattTCATTGGAGGAGAGAAATTAGGTATTGAAAAATAAAGTAAAGGGAGATGTATATGTGAATATTGCAACGTCAATTTAAacgtttaattttattttatttttttgcataattgatttttagtatgtaaattaaaaaatagcCAATTTTGATTATCGTGCAATATTAAAGAACGAGAAGCAGAGGCCGAAAACTAAATTTAGAATATGAGAATGTCGGTAGcatccttcaatatattttggtatgattttatttttggtaactttaacgaaaagctgtcagtactgttcatttaacgaaaaaccatatttttacactaaaaagtcaattatggtactattcattttaccatttattttgtccttatcgttaaaactcaaaattttaaaacctttttcattagttttgttttattttttcagaaaaatattCAATAATTTGGGTTTGGGAAGCGTAATTTTGCCAAGACTTACGGTCCTTGTAATACGTTCACCATAGACAATAATATTTGATGTTCAAAGTAAACGAATTAGGCGTTGACTCGTCGTCCTGGACTAGCTTGCTGATCATTTCATTACAACCTCCCCCATCCATTTCTCAGTCAAAACCAACCTTCCACAAACCCCCTTTTGCTTCCATTGCCgcctcctccctccctccctccctccccttCTCCTCCACCACATCCACATCCACATCCACATCGATCGTATATCTCTCTCACTAAAcccactccctctctctctcccccgaTCAACTTCACTACGTCCATGGACAACTCTCTCCAAGCCGTACTCGCAGCTGCCGCCAGCTTCTTCTTCGTAATCGTCATCTTCACCGCCGTCTACCTCCTCTTCAAGGGCTCAAAGAACAAATCCACCCGCTCCCGCCAAGCCCGTCCCCTCCGCAACCCGGCCGCCCTCTCCGCCATCAGCTTCGACGAGAGCACCTCCTTCGATCCGTCCTTCAAGTTCTCCATGGAAGAAGTCGTCAAGGCCACCAAGAACTTCTCCGCCGATCTCGTTGTCGGTGACGGCGGCTTCGGCCTTGTCTACAAGGCCCAACTCTCCGACGGCCTCACCGTCGCGATCAAGAAGCTCGATCCCGACGCGTTCCAAGGGTTTCGGGAATTTCAAGCCGAGATGGAAACCCTAGGTAAGCTTCGCCACCCGAACATCGTCAAAATGTTGGGATACTGCGTCTCCGGCGCCGATAGGATATTAATTTATGAGTTTATTTCCAAGGGAAATCTCGACCGTTGGCTTAATGACTCGTCGTCAACGGACGGTGACGGTTATGATGACGCGCCGGGTTTACGATTACCGTTATCTTGGAAAACGAGGATTAAGATCGTTAGGGGGGTGGCGAATGGGTTGGCATATTTGCATGGGCTGGAAAAGCCCATTATTCATAGGGATATTAAGGCCAGCAATGTGTTGTTGGACAAGGATTTTGAGGCCCATATTGCTGATTTTGGGCTGGCCAGGAGGATGGACTCCTCCCAGTCCCACGTGTCGACGCAGTTTGCCGGCACGATGGGGTACATGCCCCCGGAATACAAGGAAGGGTTCACGGGAGCAACCGTGAGGGCGGACGTGTTTAGCTTTGGAATCTTGATGTTGGAGGTTGCGACCGGGAGAAGGCCGAATTTGCCGACCGTGCACGACGGGAACGAAATGGGGTTGGTGGAATGGGCTAGGAAAATGGTGGAACAAAATCGGCAAATGGAAATGGTGGATTCAGGCATTTCGAAGGAGGATTTGGATGAAGGGGGAGTTAAGGAGTATTTTAGCATTGCCATTTTATGTGCTTGTGAGATTTCAAGACAAAGGCCGGCCATGAAAGAAGTCATTGAaatgttgaatcaaatttcgaCATGATATTGTTAGtgcattttttgttgttggtgtGAGTagtgtttgtttattttatggAATGTTAAATAATGTTGCTTGGAGTGTTCATGAAAGGGGATGTAAATATTGATGTTAAGCCAATTAAACAATGAAATGCCACAAGTAGGAGAATTAGTACTTACATTATTGTGTCATTTCTATCTCATTAATACTATTTGCACACACAAAATTGACATGATTATTCTTTAATACAGTGAGTTTCACATACAACAGTAGGGCTCACTTTATGAAAGAGTAATAGTTTTGTGTGTCCAAATAGAATTGTTGTGGTTTTGCTTTGCTGATTTTAATTTTGCAAATTTAGAAACttattgtcacttagtactacgtgctagtagtattcctttttatgtgtaagtgagaggtcttaaattcgattttctccaaaggcaaatttgaatcacattattgatagtccattgtgaggctcatattattgctaacatATTGTGAAGTTTAACCCACTCTTCACCCTCTTAATGTAGCTAATATCGTgtgttcaaatatatatatatatataaaaggacTACTTGAGGTACTTAGTAGAACAAGATCCCAACTAAAGGAAGCCACTAGGAATAGCCTAGTGGTGAGGGTGTGGGTGAGGGGTGGGGTAGTTCTAGGTCCCAGGTTCGAAACCtggtgtgtgtgtttgtgtttgtgtggGTGGTGGagggtaacaaaaaaaaaaagaaaaagatcccAACTAAAGGATGAGAGGATCCTTTTATGTCCACGTCAAATCGTTTTTTCTTAGTCTTCATTATTTACTCCCATTAAGAATTGTCTGCTCTCCTTGTTTCCGTGCCCTTCCAtgtcctcctgtttgtgtggtcacggttaagccacgtcaacattttatattactatttatttttgtcttattatctttataaaaaataatataaaatgttgacgtggcttaaccgtgaccacacaaaatgtagggcacgggaacaaggagggcaaacaatccttgtccatttattttagTAGGTGTCAGTACTCTTCATGTTGTGCCAGAATAGTATTTCCTGCCTATCCATTTCATGATGTGTTGGTTAATAGTTTTATGGCTATCAGTTTGTACTATAGGCTGATCCATCTTTTTTAATCCCGAAAATCATCTTATACAACCACAAAACAATGTTTTTAGGAATTGGTTGGCCACCCAATAACACGTGACAATAGTAGATGTTATTCAATGTACGAAAGAAGAAcaacgaaaaaaataaaaacaataaatattTGTGATGCACGCATTATTGTATTAGCCCCTCATGGGGTTAtgcagttgaatatcagagtgcataACGAatgagactaacaaaataataggaatattattaaactaattgagaatgccggaacggctacaaaaccttaagagactacattgtgaataacttattctcaaactaaattacaagctctatttatagagcaataaacctaagaaactCTAATgcgtaaataccaaaaataccctactacaaaatcaaatcaaatctctaattaatttcctaaataaacctaataaattccaacacccccactcaaactcatggcggtacacgacatgagtttgcaaacaagcagatgcggactAGCTCCGTTAGGTGGACTGGCAGGtgcaaacttgacttgacttgacttaaCTGGCGAACTAGTTCTTGATTACTTttacttgacttgacttgacttgattctTGAGTGCAAACTGGCAAACtgattcttgattcttgacTAGCTAGTGTTGAGAGTATGGAAATAACCGTCACTAAACGAACAAGATTTCCATATCTCAATTATACCAACAAACGAACAACGTCAAAAATATTCTAGCAACTCGATAATTCATTGCGAACGGCAACGACAGATACCCAACTTCAAAACAAAGATCTCACAATAggtaaccatttttttttttgttgcccGTGTGGGCCTTAAACAAATAGCAaacaattgtttttctttttccttctctttttgcattttttttctatcatttccttccttcccatttttctttcttttttctttcatgcGAACAAACAGCGATAGCAAGAtcctttctattttcttttttttttctttttcttgcaaacaatcaataccaactaacaaatctaaAACGAAAACACAAACAGCGAAAGATgacgaaaacaaaactgataCAAACAAATTGATACCAACGAGAACAGATTGAACCTTAAGGATCGAACccactctgataccaagttgaatatcagagtgcacaacgaacgagactaacaaaataataggaatattattaaattaactgagaatgccggaacggctacaaaaccctaagagactacattgtgaataacttattctcaaactaaattacaagctctatttatagagcaataaacctaagaaaccctaatgcgtaaatgccaaaaataccctacaacaaaatcaaatcaaatctctaattaatttcctaaataaacctaataaattccaacataTGCGtgactttttcttttcaatcacGAGATTATGTGAATGAACTACGGCTAAGTTTgcttaaagtaaaaataaagtGTTTGTCGTATGGTATGGAACTTCTTCCAAAGATTGTTCTCATGAAACATGATTGTCGTGTTGCAAGTGGTAGATTGCTTTGGTAATTAAATTTTCTCTTTAACTCACTGTCTTTCTAGTTCAAACCCTCTTCCTCCCTCTCATGCTAGAATAGTGTAAGATATCGGTTATGTATTGAAACACATGATTGTCGTGCTTTTGGTTGAATTAATAAACTAGTTAAGATTCATTTTTGGATGAGAATTAACACCACATATTATGAAAGGTATGAGTTGGGGCGGcacattataatttataaatggtCAGCGATAGCATGCTTCGGATTCTTTTTTATTGCTGCACAAGGAAGGGAAATAGAATACTTGGCACAATTTTCAGGCATCAATTGAAAACTTAAAAGAAACATTTTTTTAACTGAATGAATTTGATATAACAACGTTGTGATATTACCAACTAGGTGTTGCAAAAGGAAAACAAACTCTAGCCCattagaaagaagaaaacataGCAGTATTTTCCACTTATCTTCTCCTTAAGCATGACTGGCAAGAAGTCAAACTAACGGAGGAGGATTCTCTACCCTCTTAATTTCTCTACCTTTCCATGCCTTCTTATTTGAACAGTCActgttaagtcacgtcaacatcttatattaatttttttaatagagataataagacaaaaaataatatgtaaGAGAAGGGAATGGAAGGGGATGAGAATaggagggttttttttttttgaacaaaaaatattatctacactaaggggatggggtgggcttagcctaacaatggactagcaataatgtggttcaaatttgcatttggcaagaatcgaacttaagacttctcacttacaagtgaagaggaatatcactagaccgtaatactaaatgaTTGCTACTActtaaattgatgaaaatattaTAACTATATCTTGTCGTATAGCATAAGATTTTGGACGGGATGTAAGAtccattttattgttttttagtttAGGAGCAACTTGATATCCATTTTATCTTTcgtttttaagtttttcttaaaaaaaaaagaaggttaaattacattttaccccctcaggtttgGTGTCGATTTCAgttccttacaacatctttaaaacatttcaatttcatacctcaagtactattttatttcaatataatacatccgttacattttccatccattgatccgttagaagctgacgtggctgccacatttgtgccacgcggcaaaaaaataattatttatgcattaaatatattataataatttacctattgaaaagaaaaaagagccaAAACCCAATTTGTCTTCCCCACCCAAGCACACCCCCATCCCACCCACCCTTACCCCCACCTCCCTCTCAAGCCTCACCCAGCTCGAACTCAACAACCTCTCCGTCGCCAAAGACATTTTAcggccactttcgagccgttttacGGCCAAAACATGGCGATTTAGCCATCTAA is from Malus sylvestris chromosome 5, drMalSylv7.2, whole genome shotgun sequence and encodes:
- the LOC126620991 gene encoding histone-lysine N-methyltransferase ASHH1-like isoform X5 → MESEADHTHTEIDQIEEHCARQLLCLTEQCTGQGPRYTHIEQNEFLHRRHKIQTEEDIAICECKYDENDPESACGERCLNVLTNTECTPAHCPCGVYCKNQRFQKCEYAKTKLFKTEGRGWGLLANENIKAGQFIIEYCGEVISWKEAKQRSHAYETQGLRDAFIISLNASESIDATEKGSVARFINHSCQPNCETRKWNVLGEIRVGIFAKQDILVGTELAYDYNFEWYGGAKVRCLCGASSCSGFLGAKSRGFQEDTYLWEDDDDRYSVEKIPLYDSAEDEPSSRLFRAVNSSSSEFDVDGMMENVIVDSEHQLMSTALVVQSLDSVPMEGVVMEVKTEVNMERKLYSEDNQLAISEKNAMISRIRSNTAGRNYHIGSGSLSNKRSKQYNGRLKHGAQKQVDAKSVAALLASKEAQEEILNYERMKNDAATHLESLYNEIRPAIEEHERDSQDSVATSVAEKWIEACCLKLKAEFDLYSSIVKGIACTPRRPFAEAEPSDGNTENEIKYLQN
- the LOC126620992 gene encoding leucine-rich repeat receptor protein kinase EMS1-like; translated protein: MDNSLQAVLAAAASFFFVIVIFTAVYLLFKGSKNKSTRSRQARPLRNPAALSAISFDESTSFDPSFKFSMEEVVKATKNFSADLVVGDGGFGLVYKAQLSDGLTVAIKKLDPDAFQGFREFQAEMETLGKLRHPNIVKMLGYCVSGADRILIYEFISKGNLDRWLNDSSSTDGDGYDDAPGLRLPLSWKTRIKIVRGVANGLAYLHGLEKPIIHRDIKASNVLLDKDFEAHIADFGLARRMDSSQSHVSTQFAGTMGYMPPEYKEGFTGATVRADVFSFGILMLEVATGRRPNLPTVHDGNEMGLVEWARKMVEQNRQMEMVDSGISKEDLDEGGVKEYFSIAILCACEISRQRPAMKEVIEMLNQIST